In Gimesia sp., a single genomic region encodes these proteins:
- a CDS encoding PVC-type heme-binding CxxCH protein translates to MLNRASLKSVCTLSAFVLFCGLTFFSLSGEEKDSPKQQAASPEDHPLILFMIGEEGYKTAESLPAFAKAHLQPLGFRTQFIFPDKDDPNSFSDLKAIKEADLLFLSVRRKTLPTAQMKLIQDYLNAGKPLVALRTSSHGFALSKGKPAEGYVEWKEFDKEVLGGEYAGDFGNKTPTDVTTQLRAEQDPIMATVRNKYFRSEGSMYKSINLKSSTKTLLRGLSNVEGQPVQMPVTWTNNYKKSRVFYTSLGHPGDFEINTFTHTLVNAIYWCLKKEPPQVDVAGKISRDRFKQDLAGNEQVDKVMKSFKGRGEVGDESDPTPPAEAVKLFQVQQDFEMETIAAEPEVMQPLYMSFDHRGRMWVVQYLQYPFPAGLKVVKYDQYLRAVFDKVPQAPPNHVKGADKISVLEDTDGDGTFDKIKDVITGLNIVSAVTVGKGGIWVLNPPYLLFYPDANGDDIPDGDPEVHLSGFGLEDTHSVANSIKWGPDGWLYGANGSTSTGTVSSEVTKRLHFKGQMIWRYHPETKIFEIFAEGGGNTFSLEIDSKGRVFSGTNNGGTRGMHYAQGGYAKKNWGKHGPLTNPYAFGYYEHMRHKGYQERFSQTFSIYEGGIFPPKYNGAVFAANSLHNRVMASNLIPDTSTYRTEDLPPIVLTQDRWFRPVDIKVGPDGCIYLADWYDSRLTHVDPRDNWHKTSGRIYRLKPKNFEPVKPFDLSKQTNAELIETMGHSNKWFRQKAVQVIGERGDQSMVPALLKIAKSDSDDRALEALWALNQLGAFDEELALDLLGHRDQHVRRWTIRLLGDRHQASKQLTKSLVELAQTEPYAEVRSQLASSAKRFPAESGLAITEVLLQREEDQEDLHIPLLLWWSLESKATSDREAVLKLFSKPEFWQVKMVQDVILERIMQRYAMAGGDENYAMCAKLLKLAPSDQHKEKLMVGMLEAFRGQKITNLPEDLSKGLGEYQKSLGETDLALALRLGDKDATSRALKIIADKNADRPTRLTYIEILGQLKTKAAIGPLTSILSLTGSDTHSLKRVALQALMNFENPSIGKSILARYHSTLLDEHDVRGTAQRVLASRKAWSKQFLNEVDAWRIKANTIPLDVVQQMALHDDPDIKASIKKHWGKVRGSTPAEKQEEMQRVARLVKAGGGQFSSGKVLFNKTCAVCHTLYGEGGKAGPKLTGYERDNLNFMLLAVVDPSAAIREEFTNFLVVTDDGRTVTGLIDEQTTKTITLRDVKGQTVLINKDEIEILKALDLSLMPDGLTKNLSDQEVKDLFSYIMSRTPNGGR, encoded by the coding sequence ATGCTGAATCGAGCCTCTCTGAAGTCTGTCTGTACCTTGAGTGCCTTCGTGCTGTTTTGTGGACTGACGTTTTTCTCCCTCTCAGGTGAAGAGAAAGATTCCCCAAAACAGCAGGCTGCCAGTCCTGAAGATCATCCGCTGATTCTGTTTATGATCGGGGAAGAGGGCTACAAGACGGCCGAGAGTCTGCCCGCATTTGCCAAAGCACATCTGCAGCCACTCGGATTTCGCACGCAGTTTATCTTTCCGGACAAGGACGATCCAAACTCCTTTTCCGACCTGAAAGCGATCAAAGAAGCGGATCTGCTGTTTTTGAGTGTCCGCCGCAAGACTCTGCCGACTGCCCAGATGAAACTCATTCAGGATTACCTGAATGCCGGCAAGCCACTGGTCGCCCTCCGTACTTCGAGCCATGGGTTTGCGTTGAGTAAAGGAAAGCCGGCCGAGGGATATGTGGAATGGAAAGAGTTTGACAAGGAAGTTCTGGGGGGCGAATACGCGGGCGACTTCGGCAATAAAACACCAACTGATGTCACCACCCAGTTGCGGGCCGAGCAGGACCCAATCATGGCGACTGTCCGCAATAAATACTTCCGCAGCGAAGGCTCCATGTATAAGAGCATCAACCTGAAAAGCTCAACCAAGACTCTGTTGCGGGGACTTTCGAACGTCGAAGGACAGCCGGTACAGATGCCGGTCACCTGGACGAACAATTATAAGAAGTCACGCGTTTTCTATACCTCTCTGGGACATCCTGGCGATTTTGAGATCAATACTTTTACGCACACGCTGGTGAATGCAATCTACTGGTGTTTGAAAAAAGAACCGCCACAGGTCGACGTGGCAGGCAAGATCAGCCGTGACCGGTTCAAGCAGGATCTGGCTGGAAACGAGCAGGTCGACAAGGTCATGAAGTCGTTCAAGGGGCGTGGGGAAGTCGGTGATGAATCGGATCCAACCCCGCCCGCCGAAGCGGTCAAACTGTTTCAGGTTCAGCAGGACTTTGAAATGGAAACCATCGCCGCGGAACCCGAAGTGATGCAACCGCTGTATATGAGCTTTGACCATCGGGGGCGGATGTGGGTTGTGCAATATCTGCAGTATCCGTTCCCTGCGGGCTTGAAGGTCGTCAAGTACGATCAGTATCTGCGAGCAGTCTTCGATAAAGTCCCCCAGGCTCCGCCGAATCATGTGAAGGGGGCGGATAAGATTTCGGTGCTGGAAGATACGGATGGAGACGGCACCTTCGATAAAATCAAAGATGTGATTACCGGACTGAATATTGTTTCTGCTGTCACGGTGGGCAAAGGGGGCATCTGGGTTTTGAATCCTCCTTATCTGCTCTTCTATCCCGATGCGAATGGCGATGACATACCGGACGGCGATCCCGAAGTGCATCTCTCGGGTTTCGGTCTGGAAGACACCCACTCGGTAGCGAACAGCATCAAGTGGGGACCCGATGGCTGGTTGTACGGCGCCAACGGAAGTACTTCTACGGGAACAGTGAGTTCGGAAGTCACGAAGCGACTGCACTTCAAAGGCCAGATGATCTGGCGGTATCACCCCGAAACGAAAATCTTCGAGATCTTCGCGGAAGGGGGCGGAAATACGTTCAGCCTGGAAATCGATTCCAAGGGACGTGTCTTCTCGGGTACCAATAACGGGGGAACCCGCGGTATGCATTACGCCCAGGGAGGCTATGCCAAGAAGAACTGGGGTAAACATGGTCCACTGACGAACCCGTACGCCTTCGGCTATTACGAACACATGCGGCACAAAGGCTACCAGGAGCGTTTCAGCCAGACTTTCTCAATCTACGAAGGGGGAATTTTCCCGCCCAAATATAATGGGGCGGTCTTTGCGGCCAATTCACTGCATAACCGCGTGATGGCCAGCAACCTGATTCCGGATACGTCTACGTATCGAACAGAAGATCTGCCGCCGATTGTGCTCACGCAGGATCGCTGGTTCCGACCAGTGGATATCAAGGTCGGCCCAGATGGCTGTATTTACCTGGCGGACTGGTATGACAGCCGCCTGACACACGTGGATCCCCGCGACAACTGGCACAAAACCAGTGGCCGGATCTATCGTCTCAAACCGAAAAACTTTGAACCAGTGAAACCCTTTGATCTGTCTAAGCAGACCAATGCCGAACTGATCGAAACCATGGGCCATTCGAATAAGTGGTTCCGGCAGAAAGCCGTGCAGGTGATCGGCGAACGGGGTGACCAGTCGATGGTGCCAGCCCTGTTGAAGATTGCGAAAAGCGACAGCGACGATCGGGCTCTGGAAGCATTATGGGCCTTGAATCAACTCGGCGCGTTCGATGAAGAACTCGCCCTGGACCTGCTGGGACACCGCGATCAGCACGTGCGTCGCTGGACGATCCGTCTGCTCGGCGATCGACACCAGGCATCAAAACAGCTGACGAAATCCCTCGTGGAACTGGCGCAGACTGAGCCCTATGCTGAGGTGCGTTCACAGCTGGCATCATCAGCCAAACGCTTCCCCGCGGAATCAGGACTGGCGATTACCGAAGTCCTGCTGCAACGCGAAGAAGATCAGGAAGACCTGCATATTCCATTGTTACTCTGGTGGTCACTGGAGAGCAAAGCGACTTCGGATCGGGAAGCCGTCCTGAAGCTGTTTTCCAAGCCCGAGTTCTGGCAGGTTAAGATGGTCCAGGATGTGATTCTGGAACGGATCATGCAGCGGTACGCGATGGCAGGCGGCGATGAGAATTATGCGATGTGTGCCAAACTGCTTAAGCTGGCTCCCTCCGATCAACACAAGGAAAAACTGATGGTGGGGATGCTGGAAGCCTTCCGCGGTCAGAAAATTACGAACCTGCCCGAAGACCTCAGTAAAGGTCTGGGAGAGTATCAGAAGAGCCTGGGGGAAACCGATCTCGCGTTGGCGCTGCGTCTGGGTGATAAGGATGCGACCAGTCGCGCCTTGAAAATCATCGCAGACAAAAATGCAGACCGGCCGACACGGCTGACCTACATCGAGATTCTGGGACAGCTGAAAACGAAAGCGGCTATCGGCCCGCTGACATCGATTCTTTCACTGACCGGCTCCGATACCCATTCACTCAAACGGGTGGCGTTGCAGGCGCTGATGAACTTTGAGAATCCGAGTATCGGTAAGAGCATTCTGGCCCGCTATCACAGTACGCTGCTGGACGAGCACGATGTGCGGGGTACCGCGCAACGTGTGCTGGCCAGTCGTAAAGCATGGAGCAAACAGTTTCTGAATGAAGTGGATGCCTGGCGCATTAAAGCGAATACGATCCCGCTGGATGTGGTGCAGCAGATGGCATTACACGACGATCCCGACATCAAAGCCAGCATTAAGAAACACTGGGGTAAGGTTCGTGGCAGCACTCCTGCAGAAAAACAGGAGGAAATGCAGCGGGTGGCACGTCTGGTGAAAGCCGGTGGCGGGCAGTTCTCTTCAGGTAAAGTTCTGTTTAACAAGACGTGTGCGGTCTGCCATACCCTGTATGGTGAAGGGGGCAAAGCCGGTCCCAAGCTGACCGGATATGAACGGGATAACCTGAACTTCATGCTGCTGGCGGTTGTCGATCCGAGTGCCGCGATCCGCGAGGAGTTTACCAACTTCCTGGTGGTGACCGATGACGGGCGTACCGTGACCGGTCTGATTGACGAACAGACGACAAAGACAATTACCCTGCGTGATGTCAAAGGGCAGACAGTGCTGATCAATAAGGACGAGATCGAGATTCTCAAGGCCCTCGATCTCTCCCTGATGCCGGATGGTCTGACCAAGAACCTGAGCGATCAGGAAGTCAAAGACCTGTTTTCCTATATTATGAGCCGCACTCCCAACGGAGGAAGATAG
- a CDS encoding sialidase family protein, protein MKIRNLLCLVLSLLTIGPVSLNADDRKPLTYEVDLRTVREGFDGKTCWVQARAGAIPQSGDFPATVVLTMQKLLLTGSDVFYALNEMRTSDGENWIGPIKHETLARRRLSDTREIAICDFTPGWHAKTRKLLGTGHSVRYENNKVMHVRKRSVAYSVYNQQDHTWSDWTTMSMPDEPRFENCGAGSAQRWDRKDGTILLPVYFKPKKEKQYSTTVVLCDFDGEKLTYKKHGSTHTVPVKRGLYEPSITKFQQKYYLTMRNDDKGYVSVSDDGLNYSEPVVWKFDDGEELGNYNTQQHWVTHSDGLFLVYTRRGANNDHVFRHRAPLFMAEVDPGTLRVKRDTERIIVPEKGARMGNFAVVNISPSETWVVVAEWMQPIGIEKYGSNNRVYTSRIKWSHPSRTE, encoded by the coding sequence ATGAAAATTCGCAACCTGCTCTGTCTCGTTTTAAGCCTGTTGACCATCGGCCCGGTGTCACTTAACGCAGACGACAGAAAACCACTCACCTATGAAGTCGACCTGAGAACTGTGCGGGAAGGCTTTGATGGTAAGACCTGCTGGGTACAGGCCCGCGCGGGCGCGATTCCCCAGTCGGGCGATTTTCCGGCAACTGTTGTCCTCACCATGCAGAAGCTGCTCCTGACCGGTTCGGATGTGTTCTATGCCCTGAATGAAATGCGGACCAGTGATGGTGAAAACTGGATCGGCCCCATCAAACACGAGACTCTGGCCCGTCGTCGACTGTCTGACACGCGCGAGATCGCCATCTGCGATTTTACACCCGGCTGGCACGCGAAGACCAGAAAACTGTTAGGAACCGGACACTCGGTCCGCTACGAAAACAACAAAGTCATGCATGTTCGCAAACGAAGCGTTGCTTACTCGGTTTACAATCAGCAGGACCACACCTGGTCCGACTGGACGACGATGAGCATGCCTGACGAGCCCCGTTTTGAAAACTGCGGTGCCGGCTCGGCCCAACGCTGGGACCGTAAGGATGGCACCATCCTGCTGCCCGTTTACTTCAAACCTAAAAAAGAAAAGCAGTACAGCACCACTGTGGTTCTCTGCGATTTTGATGGTGAGAAACTGACTTACAAAAAGCATGGCAGCACACATACGGTGCCTGTGAAGCGGGGCCTGTATGAACCGTCTATCACAAAATTCCAGCAGAAGTATTACCTGACGATGCGGAATGATGATAAGGGCTACGTCTCCGTCAGTGATGACGGCCTGAACTATTCAGAGCCGGTCGTCTGGAAATTCGACGATGGCGAGGAACTGGGAAACTACAACACGCAGCAGCACTGGGTCACACACAGCGACGGACTCTTTCTGGTTTACACACGGCGCGGTGCGAACAATGATCACGTCTTCCGGCACCGGGCGCCGCTGTTCATGGCGGAAGTCGATCCTGGCACACTCCGGGTCAAACGGGATACCGAACGGATCATCGTCCCGGAAAAAGGAGCCCGCATGGGTAACTTCGCCGTCGTCAACATCAGCCCCTCTGAAACCTGGGTCGTTGTTGCCGAGTGGATGCAGCCGATCGGCATCGAAAAATATGGCAGCAACAACCGGGTGTATACATCGCGAATTAAATGGTCGCATCCTTCCAGAACGGAATAG
- a CDS encoding cellulase family glycosylhydrolase — protein MCMRSLAVIVCLWFTSCLQAAELEWIQVSADGKSFVTAESQQRFVPWGFNYDHDRKSRLLEDYWDKEWQEIEADFAEMKALGANVVRIHIQFGKFMSAPDQPREAALKKLGDLLELAEQTGLYLDLTGLGCYHKQDVPAWYDALSDQGRWEAQTHFWSAVAKRCAGSPAIFCYDLMNEPVVHGGKKKGTDWLGPGFAGKHFVQRITLSPDERTRPEIAAAWIKTLAQAIREQDSKHLITVGMVPWSLERKGLQSGFVPEKVSAHLDFICVHLYPEKGKVDEAIETLKGFDIGKPLVIEETFPLKSSPEEFEQFMLESRKYAEGWIGFYWGQSLQEYQQGTTISDAIMARWLEFFKQNGPRFKETP, from the coding sequence ATGTGTATGCGCTCGCTGGCTGTTATTGTCTGTCTCTGGTTTACTTCGTGTCTGCAGGCTGCTGAGCTGGAATGGATTCAGGTCAGCGCGGATGGGAAATCGTTCGTGACCGCGGAGTCTCAGCAACGCTTCGTTCCCTGGGGCTTCAATTACGATCATGATCGGAAAAGCCGACTGCTGGAAGATTACTGGGATAAAGAGTGGCAAGAGATTGAAGCCGACTTTGCTGAGATGAAAGCCTTGGGGGCGAATGTAGTCCGGATTCATATTCAGTTCGGCAAGTTTATGTCGGCCCCCGATCAGCCACGCGAAGCGGCTCTCAAGAAGTTGGGTGATCTCCTGGAACTTGCGGAGCAGACCGGGCTCTATCTCGATCTGACCGGCCTGGGGTGTTATCACAAACAGGACGTGCCCGCCTGGTACGATGCTCTGAGCGATCAAGGCCGCTGGGAAGCTCAGACGCATTTCTGGTCAGCAGTCGCGAAGCGGTGTGCGGGGAGTCCGGCCATTTTCTGTTACGATCTGATGAATGAACCGGTGGTGCACGGCGGAAAGAAAAAAGGGACCGACTGGCTGGGTCCCGGGTTTGCAGGCAAGCATTTCGTGCAGCGGATTACGCTCAGCCCGGATGAGCGGACGCGCCCTGAGATTGCCGCAGCCTGGATCAAAACGCTCGCGCAAGCAATTCGCGAACAGGATTCAAAGCACCTGATCACGGTCGGCATGGTTCCCTGGAGTCTGGAACGAAAAGGGCTGCAATCTGGCTTTGTACCTGAGAAAGTGAGCGCACATCTGGATTTCATCTGTGTGCATCTCTATCCCGAGAAAGGGAAAGTGGACGAGGCGATAGAGACGCTCAAAGGCTTCGATATCGGCAAACCACTGGTCATTGAAGAAACGTTTCCGCTGAAGAGTTCCCCCGAGGAATTTGAACAGTTTATGCTCGAGTCGCGGAAATATGCGGAGGGTTGGATTGGCTTCTATTGGGGTCAGAGTCTGCAGGAATACCAGCAGGGGACCACGATAAGTGATGCCATCATGGCCCGCTGGCTGGAGTTTTTCAAACAGAATGGTCCCCGGTTTAAAGAGACGCCGTGA
- a CDS encoding rhamnogalacturonan acetylesterase translates to MKFTRFPVVLILIFLIPVFTRSSLEAAEPALRIMLIGDSTVTTYHKRPKDKPDLTGWGQVFGEYFNDNVTILNRALSGRSSSSFIREGRWKNALKEKADYLFIQFGHNDCPGKGDRETDPATTYQDYLKKYIDEARAAGMQPVLVTPMTRRVFENGKIRTILRPYAEAMLKVGREKNVPVIDLHQKSVALFNQLGDAGSAYFSPSKDDRTHFSGKGAREIARLVVEEIPAKVPGLKPYLKQPTP, encoded by the coding sequence ATGAAATTCACCAGATTCCCTGTCGTACTGATCCTGATCTTTCTCATTCCGGTCTTCACGAGAAGCAGCCTTGAGGCCGCTGAGCCAGCCCTCCGCATCATGCTGATCGGCGATTCGACGGTCACGACTTATCATAAACGTCCCAAAGACAAACCTGACCTTACCGGCTGGGGACAGGTCTTCGGCGAATATTTCAACGACAATGTCACCATTCTGAACCGGGCCCTCTCCGGCCGCAGTTCCAGCAGCTTCATCCGTGAAGGACGCTGGAAAAATGCGCTCAAAGAAAAAGCAGATTACCTCTTCATCCAGTTCGGCCACAACGACTGTCCCGGCAAGGGTGATCGGGAAACCGATCCCGCAACGACCTATCAGGACTATCTCAAAAAATATATCGATGAAGCCCGCGCCGCTGGCATGCAGCCGGTGTTGGTTACTCCCATGACACGTCGCGTATTTGAAAACGGAAAGATCAGAACCATTCTCCGTCCATACGCCGAAGCCATGCTCAAAGTCGGTCGAGAAAAAAATGTACCCGTCATCGACCTGCACCAGAAAAGCGTCGCCCTGTTCAACCAGTTGGGAGATGCAGGCAGTGCATACTTCAGCCCCAGCAAAGATGACCGCACCCACTTCTCAGGGAAAGGCGCCCGCGAGATCGCCCGACTCGTCGTGGAAGAGATTCCAGCGAAAGTTCCCGGCCTGAAACCATACCTCAAGCAGCCAACTCCCTGA
- a CDS encoding MBL fold metallo-hydrolase, producing the protein MLPRREVFPHVIEINYQARQRLGCCVYLVFNDQNEWLLIDIGYEDTVSEIIEMIRQMDFPLANCKYLIATHADVDHIQGLSKAKELLPNAQVVAHPSAAKPLEEGDRISTYAEISAQGISIDMPACKVDREVNEGDVIDLGGDIKLEVWHTPGHTDGQLAFRFGDLLFSGDNIYRDGCVGHIDAHHGSDIPDFIASLERIRDCDAKWLLPSHGPIFRNKRELLQSTIDRLNTYLHMADFGTCAIDWPLQDEWDDELLKGFDPETAE; encoded by the coding sequence ATGTTGCCCCGACGCGAAGTATTTCCCCACGTAATCGAAATCAATTATCAGGCCAGACAGCGTTTGGGGTGTTGTGTCTATCTGGTATTCAACGACCAGAATGAGTGGTTACTGATCGATATCGGTTACGAAGATACCGTTTCCGAAATCATCGAGATGATCCGGCAGATGGATTTCCCGCTGGCAAACTGCAAATATCTGATTGCAACCCACGCAGATGTCGACCACATTCAGGGGTTGAGTAAAGCGAAAGAACTCCTGCCCAATGCCCAGGTCGTCGCGCATCCCAGTGCAGCCAAACCACTGGAGGAAGGGGATCGGATCAGCACTTATGCCGAGATCAGCGCCCAGGGGATTTCTATCGATATGCCTGCGTGCAAGGTTGATCGGGAAGTCAATGAAGGCGATGTGATTGATCTGGGGGGCGACATTAAGCTGGAGGTCTGGCACACCCCCGGGCATACCGACGGACAGCTGGCATTCCGGTTTGGCGATCTGCTGTTTTCCGGGGATAACATCTACCGCGATGGCTGTGTCGGTCACATTGATGCCCACCACGGTTCGGATATTCCCGATTTCATCGCGTCCCTGGAACGGATTCGTGACTGCGATGCGAAATGGCTGCTCCCCAGTCACGGTCCTATTTTCCGCAATAAACGGGAACTGCTGCAATCGACCATTGATCGTCTGAACACATATCTGCACATGGCAGACTTCGGCACCTGTGCGATCGACTGGCCATTACAGGACGAGTGGGACGATGAGTTGCTCAAAGGCTTTGACCCGGAAACAGCCGAATAA
- a CDS encoding MMPL family transporter, which yields MASFFEKRDPWGHSLSLWVVVLMIFITPVLFGVLREIRQENNVENWLPPDDPQSKVLQWHRDSFGIEDRVLVSWDGSSLTDLRAGRLQQSLLGQKDAKGVRRGGSPYILDVATPQDAIQKMVDYHIDADEAERRLKGVLIGTGMLKVRLSPAGKKRREQTIQELIATTKRELGIDLTVKPAFTPWVEMVDETEEGSVTDAPVEEPDEDQVDFKALVEAIPEHDFQLIWPRMQAHSKQADQVKEIALSLRRPEILAGASTAADQEVKSDQPGEEPKLIEDCFFAIGTPIAVAISLSDTGDADHASAVAAIKTAAVDAGIPEENLHMGGRPVAGAALNRMVKESSWNTAYPLWQFHKRSVTLFSGLIGIALAFLMLRSVRLACLVLLVSYYTTFVAVSIIPMTGGTMNMVLVVMPTLLTVLTLSGSIHVANYWKHAAHVDMKTAVVKAVEMARAPCMMASLTTAIGLASLLTSPLSPVRDFGFYASIGCVVSLLMVLYGLPSLLQLWPAKPPKASEIDTRHWQAFGRGLARHQWLVSLTCLTIFIAACYGFKWFRTETKVIRYFPDSSRVIQDYLFLEENLSGITPVDTVICFDEKAQEDLNFEERVELVRNIERKIAEHPEISGTISLADFRPVSEPLPKDASTFQKLRHAKRVNETERRVRESLKKEKSGEVNLEGDTVKSFLNIADHTADLEQETANGARMVDIQKGDEMWRITAQVAIMTDLNYADLTNELNQVTQSVLRDHAGTTHLVTGTIPLFLRTQQAVLESLIKSFGLAFAVIAVVMMVLLRSPTAGLITMLPNLMPIGVIFGLLSWMHVAVDIGTMITASVALGIAVDGTLHLLTWFKIGIDEGKTKSEAVAAALGHCGPAMWQTSAVVAISLAMLYPAELLLVSRFGILMCALITAALLADIIFLPALLAGPLGTLIVNSQNREQKATEKHPLLQEGKESKPHLSHVVKRAQSEQSFEA from the coding sequence ATGGCTTCGTTTTTTGAAAAACGCGATCCATGGGGACACAGTCTATCTTTGTGGGTTGTGGTTCTGATGATCTTCATCACTCCGGTGCTGTTCGGAGTGTTGCGGGAGATCCGCCAGGAAAACAACGTTGAGAACTGGCTCCCCCCCGATGATCCACAGTCAAAAGTTTTGCAGTGGCATCGTGACAGCTTCGGTATTGAAGATCGCGTGCTGGTCTCCTGGGATGGCAGTTCGCTGACGGACTTGCGCGCCGGTCGTCTGCAGCAGTCATTGCTGGGGCAGAAAGATGCCAAAGGCGTTCGTCGGGGTGGTTCACCGTACATTCTGGATGTCGCAACTCCCCAGGATGCGATTCAGAAGATGGTGGATTACCACATCGACGCTGATGAAGCAGAGCGTCGCCTGAAGGGGGTTCTGATCGGGACCGGGATGCTTAAGGTGCGTTTGAGTCCCGCTGGTAAAAAGCGACGAGAACAGACGATTCAGGAATTGATCGCCACAACCAAACGCGAACTGGGCATTGATCTGACTGTCAAACCCGCTTTCACTCCCTGGGTGGAAATGGTTGACGAGACCGAAGAAGGCAGCGTTACTGATGCACCAGTGGAAGAGCCGGACGAAGATCAGGTCGACTTCAAGGCTCTGGTCGAGGCGATCCCCGAACACGATTTTCAATTAATCTGGCCGCGAATGCAGGCTCATTCCAAGCAGGCCGATCAGGTCAAAGAAATCGCACTGTCTTTAAGACGTCCCGAGATCCTGGCGGGGGCTTCGACTGCTGCCGATCAGGAAGTGAAAAGCGATCAGCCAGGTGAAGAACCCAAGCTCATTGAAGACTGTTTTTTCGCGATTGGTACTCCCATCGCAGTGGCGATTTCACTCTCCGATACAGGCGATGCCGACCATGCCTCGGCAGTTGCAGCCATTAAAACAGCTGCCGTTGACGCAGGTATTCCGGAAGAAAACCTCCACATGGGGGGACGCCCGGTTGCGGGGGCTGCACTGAACCGAATGGTAAAAGAATCATCCTGGAATACTGCGTATCCTCTGTGGCAGTTCCATAAACGTTCGGTGACGCTGTTCTCCGGACTGATCGGAATTGCCCTGGCATTCCTGATGCTGCGGAGTGTACGACTGGCCTGCCTGGTGCTGCTGGTCTCCTATTACACAACGTTCGTTGCTGTCTCCATAATTCCCATGACCGGCGGCACGATGAACATGGTGCTGGTCGTGATGCCGACACTGTTGACTGTGCTCACGTTGTCCGGGTCTATTCACGTTGCGAATTACTGGAAGCACGCCGCCCATGTGGATATGAAAACCGCTGTCGTCAAAGCGGTAGAGATGGCACGGGCCCCCTGTATGATGGCAAGTCTGACAACTGCCATTGGTCTGGCTTCACTGCTGACCAGCCCACTATCACCAGTTCGCGATTTTGGCTTCTATGCTTCGATCGGCTGTGTGGTTTCCCTGTTGATGGTACTCTATGGTCTGCCATCGTTACTCCAGTTATGGCCGGCTAAGCCGCCGAAAGCTTCGGAGATCGATACCCGACACTGGCAGGCGTTCGGTCGGGGGCTTGCACGACACCAGTGGCTGGTATCGCTGACCTGTCTTACAATTTTTATCGCTGCCTGTTATGGGTTCAAATGGTTCCGGACCGAGACCAAGGTAATCCGGTATTTTCCCGACTCTTCCCGCGTGATTCAGGACTACCTGTTTCTGGAAGAGAACCTGTCAGGGATTACCCCCGTCGATACCGTGATCTGTTTCGATGAAAAAGCACAGGAAGATCTGAACTTCGAAGAACGTGTCGAACTGGTGCGAAACATCGAGCGGAAAATCGCCGAACATCCTGAGATCAGCGGTACGATCTCGCTGGCTGATTTTCGTCCCGTCTCTGAACCACTGCCCAAAGATGCAAGTACCTTCCAGAAACTGCGTCACGCAAAACGGGTGAACGAGACCGAACGCCGCGTTCGCGAGAGCCTGAAAAAGGAAAAATCAGGCGAAGTAAACCTGGAAGGGGATACTGTAAAATCATTTCTAAATATTGCCGACCATACTGCGGATCTGGAGCAGGAGACTGCTAACGGCGCACGAATGGTCGACATTCAGAAGGGCGACGAAATGTGGCGGATTACCGCACAGGTCGCCATTATGACCGATCTCAACTATGCGGATCTAACGAATGAATTGAACCAGGTGACGCAGTCTGTCTTGCGTGATCATGCCGGGACGACGCATCTGGTGACCGGAACGATTCCTCTGTTTCTGCGAACCCAGCAGGCCGTACTGGAGAGCTTGATCAAAAGCTTTGGGCTGGCCTTTGCTGTCATCGCCGTGGTGATGATGGTGCTGTTGCGGAGCCCAACTGCAGGTCTGATTACGATGTTACCCAACCTGATGCCCATCGGTGTGATCTTCGGACTGTTGTCCTGGATGCACGTGGCTGTGGATATTGGGACAATGATTACCGCATCCGTCGCACTGGGGATCGCCGTGGATGGGACTCTGCATCTGCTGACCTGGTTCAAAATCGGAATCGATGAAGGCAAAACCAAGAGTGAAGCGGTGGCTGCAGCGTTGGGGCATTGTGGCCCTGCGATGTGGCAGACGAGTGCCGTGGTGGCGATCAGCCTGGCGATGCTCTATCCGGCAGAATTACTGCTCGTAAGTCGCTTCGGCATTCTCATGTGTGCTCTGATTACCGCAGCACTTCTGGCCGACATCATCTTTCTGCCCGCACTGCTGGCTGGCCCTCTGGGAACGCTGATTGTGAACTCGCAGAATCGAGAGCAGAAAGCGACTGAGAAACATCCGCTGTTGCAGGAGGGGAAAGAGTCAAAGCCACATCTTTCCCATGTGGTCAAACGGGCACAGTCTGAACAGTCTTTCGAGGCGTAA